A DNA window from Syngnathus typhle isolate RoL2023-S1 ecotype Sweden linkage group LG2, RoL_Styp_1.0, whole genome shotgun sequence contains the following coding sequences:
- the LOC133149825 gene encoding sodium/potassium-transporting ATPase subunit alpha-1 has translation MDELKKEVDMDDHKLTLDELNRKYGTDLSNGLTNAKAAENLARDGPNALTPPPTTPEWVKFCKQMFGGFSMLLWTGAILCFLAYGIQAAMEDDPANDNLYLGVVLSAVVIITGCFSYYQEAKSSKIMDSFKNLVPQQALVVRDGEKKSINAEEVVIGDLVEVKGGDRIPADLRIISAHGCKVDNSSLTGESEPQTRTPDFSNENPLETRNIAFFSTNCVEGTARGIVISTGDRTVMGRIATLASGLEVGRTPISIEIEHFIQLITGVAVFLGVSFFVLSLILGYSWLEAVIFLIGIIVANVPEGLLATVTVCLTLTAKRMAKKNCLVKNLEAVETLGSTSTICSDKTGTLTQNRMTVAHMWFDNQIHEADTTENQSGTSFDKSSATWGALARIAGLCNRAVFLAEQSNIAILKRDVAGDASESALLKCIELCCGSVQEMREKNSKIAEIPFNSTNKYQLSIHKNISTENESSHLLVMKGAPERILDRCSAIMIQGKEQPLDDEMKDAFQNAYLELGGLGERVLGFCHYNLPDEQFPEGFAFDTEEVNFPTEKLCFIGLISMIDPPRAAVPDAVGKCRSAGIKVIMVTGDHPITAKAIAKGVGIISEGNETVEDIAARLNIPINEVNPRDAKACVVHGGDLKDLSPEQLDDILKYHTEIVFARTSPQQKLIIVEGCQRQGAIVAVTGDGVNDSPALKKADIGVAMGIAGSDVSKQAADMILLDDNFASIVTGVEEGRLIFDNLKKSIAYTLTSNIPEITPFLLFIIASIPLPLGTVTILCIDLGTDMVPAISLAYEAAESDIMKRQPRNPKTDKLVNERLISIAYGQIGMIQALAGFFTYFVILAENGFLPRTLLGIRVSWDNKYCNDLEDSYGQQWTYEQRKIVEFTCHTAFFASIVIVQWADLIICKTRRNSVFQQGMRNKILIFGLFEETALAALLSYCPGMDVALRMYPLRVNWWFCAFPYSLLIFIYDEIRKLIIRRSPGGWVEQETYY, from the exons GGTTTGACTAATGCTAAGGCGGCTGAGAATCTGGCCCGAGATGGTCCCAATGCCCTCACACCTCCCCCCACCACCCCAGAGTGGGTCAAGTTCTGTAAACAG ATGTTTGGAGGTTTCTCCATGCTCCTGTGGACCGGGGCCATCCTTTGCTTCCTGGCTTACGGTATCCAGGCCGCCATGGAGGATGACCCGGCCAATGATAAC ttgTACTTGGGTGTTGTGCTCTCTGCTGTGGTCATCATCACTGGTTGCTTCTCCTACTATCAAGAGGCCAAGAGCTCAAAGATCATGGACTCCTTCAAAAACCTGGTCCCTCAG CAAGCACTGGTTGTCCGCGATGGTGAAAAGAAAAGCATTAATGCAGAAGAAGTAGTCATCGGCGATTTAGTCGAGGTGAAAGGCGGTGACCGCATTCCCGCCGACCTGCGAATCATTTCCGCCCATGGCTGCAag GTGGACAACTCTTCGCTGACGGGAGAATCAGAGCCGCAGACACGTACTCCAGATTTCTCCAATGAGAACCCGTTAGAGACCAGGAACAttgctttcttctccaccaactGTGTCGAAG GAACTGCTCGAGGCATTGTGATCAGCACCGGTGACCGGACCGTCATGGGTCGCATTGCCACGCTTGCGTCAGGACTCGAAGTTGGGCGCACTCCCATCTCCATTGAGATTGAGCACTTCATCCAACTCATCACTGGCGTTGCCGTCTTCCTGGGCGTGTCCTTCTTTGTCCTATCTCTCATTCTGGGCTACTCATGGTTGGAagccgtcatcttcctcatcggCATCATCGTGGCCAACGTGCCGGAGGGTCTCCTGGCTACCGTCACT GTATGTCTGACTCTGACTGCCAAGCGTATGGCCAAGAAGAACTGCTTGGTGAAGAATTTGGAAGCCGTCGAGACGCTGGGCTCCACCTCCACCATCTGCTCAGACAAGACCGGCACCTTGACCCAAAACAGGATGACGGTTGCCCACATGTGGTTCGACAACCAGATCCACGAGGCGGACACGACTGAGAACCAAAGCGGGACATCCTTTGACAAGAGCTCTGCCACCTGGGGTGCCCTGGCCAGAATCGCCGGACTCTGTAACCGTGCCGTCTTCCTGGCAGAGCAGAGCAACATTGCCATCCTAAAG AGAGATGTGGCTGGTGATGCTTCAGAGTCTGCCCTTCTGAAATGTATTGAGCTCTGCTGTGGATCTGTCCAAGAGATGAGGGAGAAAAATAGCAAGATTGCAGAGATTCCTTTCAACTCCACCAACAAGTACCAG CTTTCCATCCACAAGAATATCTCAACTGAAAATGAGTCCAGCCATCTGCTGGTTATGAAAGGTGCCCCTGAGAGGATTTTGGACCGTTGCTCTGCCATCATGATCCAGGGCAAAGAGCAACCTCTGGATGACGAGATGAAGGACGCCTTCCAGAACGCTTACCTCGAATTGGGAGGTTTGGGAGAGAGAGTGCTCG gtttcTGCCATTATAATTTGCCCGATGAGCAGTTCCCGGAAGGCTTTGCTTTCGACACTGAGGAGGTCAACTTCCCCACTGAGAAGCTGTGCTTCATCGGCCTCATATCCATGATTGACCCGCCTCGAGCAGCTGTGCCCGATGCCGTCGGCAAATGCAGAAGCGCTGGAATCAAG GTGATCATGGTGACGGGGGATCATCCAATCACAGCTAAGGCCATTGCTAAGGGCGTCGGCATCATTTCTGAAGGCAATGAGACTGTGGAGGACATTGCTGCGCGTCTCAACATTCCAATCAATGAAGTCAACCCGAG GGATGCTAAAGCTTGTGTTGTCCATGGTGGAGACCTAAAAGACTTGAGCCCAGAGCAGCTTGATGACATCCTGAAGTACCACACCGAGATTGTCTTTGCCAGAACCTCCCCGCAACAGAAGCTAATCATTGTAGAGGGTTGCCAGCGACAG GGAGCCATCGTTGCCGTGACCGGTGACGGCGTCAACGACTCTCCGGCTCTGAAAAAAGCCGACATCGGCGTCGCCATGGGGATTGCCGGATCGGACGTCTCCAAGCAGGCGGCTGACATGATCCTGCTGGATGACAACTTTGCTTCCATCGTTACTGGAGTTGAAGAAG GACGTTTGATCTTTGACAACTTGAAGAAGTCCATCGCTTACACTCTGACCAGTAACATTCCTGAGATCAcccccttcctcctcttcattaTCGCCAGCATCCCTCTACCTCTGGGTACCGTCACCATCCTTTGTATCGACCTGGGAACTGACATG GTTCCTGCTATCTCACTGGCTTACGAAGCAGCCGAGAGCGACATCATGAAGAGGCAACCCAGAAATCCCAAAACTGATAAACTGGTGAACGAGCGACTCATCAGCATCGCCTACGGACAGATCG GCATGATCCAGGCCCTTGCGGGTTTCTTCACCTACTTTGTCATCTTGGCTGAGAATggctttctgcctcgcacattGTTGGGCATCCGCGTGTCCTGGGACAACAAGTACTGCAACGATCTGGAAGACAGTTACGGGCAGCAATGG acGTATGAGCAGAGAAAGATCGTCGAGTTCACCTGCCACACCGCCTTCTTTGCCAGCATTGTCATCGTACAGTGGGCTGATCTGATCATCTGCAAGACCAGGAGGAACTCTGTCTTCCAGCAGGGAATGAG GAACAAGATCTTGATCTTTGGGCTGTTTGAGGAGACTGCCCTGGCTGCCTTACTCTCCTACTGCCCTGGCATGGATGTGGCTCTAAGAATGTACCCTCTCAG GGTCAACTGGTGGTTCTGCGCCTTCCCATACTCCCTGCTCATCTTTATCTATGACGAAATCCGCAAGCTGATCATCAGACGCAGCCCAGGAG GTTGGGTGGAACAAGAGACCTACTATTGA